CGTTGTGCTCGACCAGCGCCGCGCGCCGGTGCCCTACGCCTCGGTAGAACTGGCTGGGCAGGGGCGGGGGACCGTAGCCGATGCCAGTGGGCATTTTGCGCTCGCGCTGCCGGGGCCCACGAAGCTGCGGGTAAGCAGCCTGGGCTACGATGCCGTAACGGTACAGTCGCCGCCCGGCACCGAGGAGCTGATGGTCGTGCTGACCCCGGCCCACTACGCGCTGGCGGAAGTGCGCGTGGCTAGCCCCCGCTCAACCCGCAGACCATTCTGAAGAATGTTATCAAGAATATTCCGGCCAACTATGAGCAGCAGGAGTACGCCAGTGAGGTGTACGCGCACCGCCGCCTCAGCAACTTCGACACGCTGCGCTACGAAATTGAAACGGTGAGCCGGGAGTGGGTGCCGGCCGGCTACCGGCACTACGCCAAAGGCTTTTTGATGCTGGAGCCCGGTCCGGCCCGGCAGGTAGAACAACGGCACGTGCTGGCGGGGGCAGTCCCGAAAGACTATAACGCCGCGGCGAATGGCATTGCCGGCCCGGCGGGCAGCATGGCCGACCCGGTGCGGATTTCCCCGTTATTCGTGGCGCGCAATCTGCGGAAGTTTGCCCTGAAGCTCGACAGTGTGCGCCAGCAAGGCGCGGAAACGCTGTATGTATTAAGTTTTGCGGCCCGGCGGCCCGACTATCGCAGCACCGGGATTTACCTCGCGGGCGTGTACCAGGGGCAGCTGGTGGTGCGCCAGCACGACTATGCGGTGCTGCGCTACGAGGCGCTGTGGCAAGTCGATACGGCGTACTACAACAGGGTGGCACGTCAGAATCAAAAGAAAACGAGTCTGGTAGCGCAGCTTTACGCGCAGGTATTAACCGCCAACCGCACGACGCACGTGGTAGAGTACGCCAAGGGAGAAAACAACCGCTACTACGCCCGGCACAGCCTGGGGCAGGCGATGAGCGCTGGCCGCGTGCTCAAGAGTCGACAAAATTTTTATTATCAAAGCTTTAGCGAGCAGTTATTCAAGCCATTGCCGGGGGCTGGACCAGCGCCGGTTGCGCCTGCGGCATCCAAGGGCAGCCCGCCGCCTCCGACCCCCCAGGTACCCTATCGCCCCGAGTTTTGGAACAGCTACCAGCGGCCGGGCGGGGCACTGGCTACACCGGAGGCTCGGCCTAAGAGGGAATAGGGAAATAAAAGAGCGATGTAAATTTGGTCTATGTTCCGCGCTGCTTACGCTACCGATTTAACCGATATGGAATGGCAACTAGCGGAGCCTTACGTGCGCAGCAGCGGCCTTGGTCGGCCGCCACTACACAGTAAACGGGAGTTGCTCAACGCTATTTTCTACCAGTTGCGCGCGGGCGGGGCCTGGCACTTGCTGCCGCAGGACCTACCGCCCTGGCGCACGGTCTACAAGCAGTTCGAAGCCTGGCGCGAGGACGGCACCTGGGACCGGCTGCTTACGGGCCTGCGCCAGCAAGTGCGCCGACTCTCCCGCGAGACGGAACCCACGGCCGGGGCCATCGATTCGCAGTCGGTGCGCACGGGCGGTAAAAGGGGGGCTGTCACGGCTACGACGCGGGCAAGCAAGTAGCTGGTCGTAAGCGCCATATCGTGGTCGATACCCAGCTTACCCCTGGCCGTGCTGGTGCAGGCGGCCAGCGTGCAAGACCCCGTCGGGGCTGCTCCCGTGCTGGCCGAAGCCAAGGCCAATGCTCCACAATTGCACTTGCTTTGGGCCGACGCCCGCTACCAGGGGCCGCTGGTGGCCACCGCCGCCGTGGCGTTGGGTCTACGCGTGGAGGTGGTGCGGGCCCCGCCCGGCACCAAGGGCTTCGTGGTGCTACCCCGGCGCTGGGTCGTCGAGCGCTCCTTCAGCTGGCTCAGTAAGTATCGCCGCCTAGCGGGCCGCGACTATGAAACCAATCCGCGTGTCAGTGAGGCCATTATCAAAGCTTGTTTCTGCTATCTCATGCTCCGGCGACTGGCGAAAGGGCCGCCGCCTAAACATAGCGATTGATTTTCCCTACTCCCTCTTAGGCACGCGTGACCGGGTTGGGCTAGCCAGCCAGCGGGGCAGGTAGGCCACGCCCAGCGCCAGGTAGAAGTAGTACGTGACGATGCGGTAGAGCAGCACCAAGAAGCTCGTCATGGCGGCCGTGCCCATAAAGCGGCCGAAGAACGTCGGAAACGCCCCCTCGGCAATGCCCGCGCCGCCCGGCGTAATGGCCAGCAGTAGAATGACTTTGTAGGTGATATTGCGGGCAAAGATGAACAGAAACGTGTTCGTCGTCATGGGGGAAAAAGCGCCGATGAGGCAGCCGATAACGGCGTAGCGGGCCGTCCACACAAACACGGTGCTCAGGCTGGCCCGCCACCAGTAGGCGGCGCCCGCGCCGCGCAGCTGGGCCGAGGCCAGTACCATCTCCTGGCCCTGGCGGTAGGCTAGCCGCCGAAACCGCCGCAGCACCCGCACCGAAGCCAGGCGCACCAGCAAGCGCCGCACCGAGCGCGGATTTACGAACAAGGCATAAATGAGCAGGCCGGCGTAGGCCGATACGGCCAGGTAGCTGAAAATGAAGAGGATGCGTAGCGATTGCACAAACGCCGATTGCAGGCCGTGGGGGTAGAGGCCATCGCTGGCTAGCCACACCACCAGGGGCACCATCAGCACATAATAGAGGTTGTCGAGAAAGGCCGTGACGATGGTGTACGCAATGGCTTTACCCAGCGGAATGCCTTCCTTGGTGAGGATAACCGGGGCCGCCGCCGTGCCGCCCGCCGCCGAGGGCAGCACGCAGGAGGCAAATTCCCACACCACAATCACCCCGAAGGACTGCCGCCAGCTCAACGCTTTTTCCGAAATGCTGCGGATGCGGTAGATGTAGCCCAGGTCGCGCGCCCACAGCACCAGCAGCGTAATAAACAGCCACTGCCATTTGGCGTGTAGCAGCGGGGCGAGGTCGCCGGGCTTATAGGAGCGCCAGAATAAAAAAGCTACCACACTCAACCCAATCAGCGCCGGCACTACGATGCGCGAAGGCCGCAGCTGGTGCAGCAGGTCGGCATCGAGGCGGGCCGGGACGGGGGGAGGAGAAGCTAGCGGCATAGAGCAGGGAAAAGATAGGACAAAAATACGGCCACCCTTAGGCCTGGACTTCCGAGGCGTGAGCAGTCAATGAAAAAGGCTCTGCTACGACAAGCGTAGCAGAGCCTTTCCGCGAGCGGCTAGCCCGGTGCGGCAGGGCTAGGGCCGCCCGCCGGGGCTGCCGGCCGGCGTGATGCCGCCCGGCGAAGTGGTGCCCGGCGAGGGCGGGCCTACCGGCGCGGCCGGGGTGTTGGGTTTCATGGCCGGCGAAGCAGCCGGCTTGGTAGCCGAGCTATCGGCTGGTTGCTGGGCCGGGGCCGCTAGGCCAGGAGTAGCTGGCGTAGAAGCGCCGGGCGTGGCCGAGGCAGGGCTAGCCTGATTGCGCAGCTGTTGCAGCGAGTCGGCCGGGATGACGCGACGCGTCGAGTCGGTAGCGCTAGCTGGGCGTGCCCCGCCCGGCCGCTGGCCGGCTGCGCCGGGAGAGCCGCCGGGGCGCTGGCCGCCGCTAGGCCGCCCGCCGCCCTGGCCGCCGCCCCCGCCGCCACCCTGGCCACCGCCCATCTCGCCGCCGCCAACGCCGCCGTTGTCGCCGCCTTCCTTCAGGTCGTCGTTGTTCACACCCTTGCCCCGGCGGCCGGTGTCGCCAGCCGTCAGCTTGCCGATGCGATAGCTGAAGTTGACTTTAAAGTTCAGGTTGTGAATGACGTTGGTGCTGTTCTGGGTCAGGATGGGCCCGTTGATGGGCACGTTTACGCCGTTGTAGGCGTAGCTATCCACGTAGGGCGTCGATACGTCGGTGCGAATGCGAATCTGGCCGGTGAAGAAATTCTCGGCCCCGAAACCAATGCTGCCGCGCTTTTCGGCAAAACTCTTTTGCAAACTCAGGCTGTAGATGCCGAAGCCGCTCTGGTAGCCTTGCAGCTGCACCTGCTGGCCCCGGTAGAAGCCGAAGAGCTGGAGCGAGTAGTTCTTGCCCATGTCATACGAGCCGAAGGCCCGCGCATTCACCACGGTGCCCCGGTTGCTGGAGTTGTAGAGCGCGCTGGGGTCGTTGTTGCGCAGCACGGCGTAGTACACGTCCACGCTGGCATTGAGCGAGAGCTTGCCCGAGTTGGCGCCCGCAAAAAGGCTGCCGCCGTAGGCGTTTTCGGTGCCGGCGTTCTGAAACGTGCTCAGTAGCGCACCCTGGATGCGGTTGGGATTGAGCGAATCGGGCAGCGGCACGCGCACCGTCTGGATGGCGCCGGTAGTGTTGCGCACAAAGGCCGTCAGGTTCAGGTTCACCTTCTGCTTCACGGTGGTGCTGTAGCCCAGCTCGTAGTTATTGGTGTATTCGGGGCGCAACAGCGGGTTGCCGGCTGAGGCATTCAACGGGTTGCTGGCTTGCACGTTAGGGTTCAGAAATTGCAGCGACGGGCGCTGAATGCGGCGGTTATAGGAGAGCTTCACCACGTTGCCGTTCTCCAGCTTGCGCGAAAGGTTGATGCTGGGCACCAGCACCCCGTAGTCGGGAATAGTGGTGTTGGTGAGCACGCCCTTGTTATTAGTAAAATCAGCCGAGATGGTAGTGTACTCGAAGCGCACGCCCGGCTTCACCGTAAAGCCCTTGGGTAGCCCGATGGTATAAGTAGCGTAGCCGGCCGTCACGTTCTGGCGGTAGCGAAACGAATTATTCAGCGTACCGCTGCCGGCCGCCGGCGCCAGCGCCGGGTCGTAGAAGTAGCTGTAGTCGCTGTTCACGCGGCGCACAATGTCCTTGGCACCCAGCTCCAGCAGCTGGTTTTTCACCGTCGGCGTCTGGTAGTCAAGCTGGCCGGTAAATTCCTCGTTGTAGCTGTTGTTGTTGTTGCCGAGCTGGCCGATGTAGGTGCTCTTGGTCAGGTCGCTCGGGTTGAAAACGCTGTTGGTGAAGTTGTTTGTCTGGTTATTGCGGCTAAACAGCGTCAGCACGCTCAACTCGCGCTGCTCGGTCTGGTAGGTGTGCGTATAGTTGAGGCTAGCGTCGATGGTGTTCGATTTATTTACCGAAACCACGTCGCGCAGCGAGTTCACGGCCAGCGGGGCCCCGTTGGTGCCAATGCGGCTTACCAGGGTATTCTGGTAGTTGTCAGCATTGCGCACACCGTAGGCTAGCGAGCCCGCCAGCGAGTTGTGCTTGTCGAAGTCGTAGGTGAGGCCCAGCGTGTAGCGCCCGAAGGCGTCGTTGCGCCGGGTGTCGGCGCTTTGCGCCACGGTGGTGCGGTTGCCGGTGGCCAGGCTGGTACTAGTCTGGCTGTTCTCGAAGCTGCCCGGCTGGTTGTAGCTGGCCCGCCCAAAACCGCCCAGACTGATGCCAAACTTGCCGTTGCGGTAGTTGCCATTCAGGCCCAGGTTGCTGGCCCGCAGGCCCGCGCTGGTGTTGATGCCCAGCGAGCCGCCCTTCAGGTTATTCGTCTTAGTAACGATGTTGATAATACCGCCCGAGCCCTCGGCATCGTACTTGGCCGACGGCGAGGTAATGACCTCCACGGTCTGAATCTGGTCGGCCGGAATCTGCTTCAGCGCGTCGGCCACGCTGCTAGCCGCGATGGTGCTGGGCTTGTTATTAATCAGCACTCGGATGTTGGAGCTGCCGCGCAGGCTCACGTTGCCGTCCAGGTCCACGCTCAGCAGCGGCACGCGCTTGAGCACGTCGGTGGCGTCGCCGCCGGCCGTGGTCTTGTCCACGTCGGCGTTGTAGATGGTGCGGTCCACGCGCTCCTCAATGAGCGGCTTTTTGCCCGTCACCACTACCTCGCCCAGCTTCTGGGCTTCGCCGCGCAGGGCCACGCTACCCAGCGCCAGGTTGGCGCCGGCGGCCACGGTCACGTCGTTTTTCACCTGCGTCTGGTAGCCGATAAAGCTGATTTCGACGCGGTAGGTACCGGCGGGCACGGGCAGCACAAACTTGCCATCGTCGCCGGCCACGCCGCCGTTCACGGGGCTGTTGGTGGTGGGGTTGATGACGTTGACGGTCGCGTACGACACTGGCTTGCCGTTGGCCGCGTCGGTAACGGTACCGCTGATGCGGCCGGTGGAGCGGGATGCCGGGGCCGATGTGGCGGGCGCCCGCCCGCCCGCCTGGCTAAAGGCCAGCAGCGGGCTAGCCGCCAGCGCGCCGGCCAGAACCAAGGCAGTAGGAAAAGTAAGCTTGTTCATAAAATTCATAACGGCCAAAGTGCGCAAATGGCCCGCAATAGTTGCACTGCCCGGCCCTGTTTTCGGCAAATGGTCGGCCGAAGCCCTGCTTGTGCCGACTAAGCCCGCCACACTGCCGATTGCAATAGCCCGGTCCGGTCCGTATTTTGGCTCCTTGGCGCACAACCGCCCGGCCCGCGCTGTCGTACCTTTGAGGTCGGCCGGCCAATCTCTTAGCCCGCCCGGCGGCGGCGTGCCGCCCCCTCTTTTCTGCCTGCCCCGATGATGATTGAACCCGGCCCGCTTCTGGCGGCGATAGCCTCGCCCGACGACCTTAAAAAGCTCGCCCCCGAGCAGTTAGTGCAAGTCAGCCAGGAGCTGCGCGAGTTTATCATCGACACGGTGAGCATCTACGGCGGCCATTTCGGCGCTTCGCTAGGGGTGGTCGAGCTAACGGTAGCGCTGCACTACGTTTTTAATACGCCCTACGACCAGCTGGTGTGGGATGTGGGTCACCAGGCCTACGGCCACAAAATCCTGACCGGCCGGCGCGACCGCTTTCCCACCAATCGCCGCTACGGCGGCATGTCGGGCTTCCCCAAGCGCTCAGAGAGCGAATACGACGCCTTTGGCGTGGGCCACAGCAGCACCAGCATCGGGGCGGCGCTGGGCATGGCCGTGGCTTCTGATTATAAAAAAGAGTTTGACCGCCAGCACATTGCTATAATTGGCGACGGTGCCATGACGGCCGGCATGAGCTTCGAGGCGCTCAACCACGCCGGCGACATTCGCAACAATATGATTGTCGTGCTCAACGACAACTGCATGAGCATCGACCCCAACGTGGGTGCGCTCAAGGAATACCTCACCGACATTACCACCTCGCGCACCTACAACAAAGTGCGCGACGAGCTGTGGAACGTGCTCGGCAAGCTCTCCAAGTTTGGCCCCAATCCGCAGCAGATTGCCCGCAAGGTAGAGGCCGCCATGAAGGCTACCCTGCTCAAACAGAGTAACTTATTTGAGGCGCTGAACTTCCGCTACTTCGGCCCGGTCGATGGCCACGATGTACAGCACCTGGTGGCGGTACTCAATGATTTAAAATCCATTCCCGGCCCCAAGCTGCTGCACTGCGTCACGGTGAAGGGCAAAGGCTACGCGCTGGCCGAAAAAGACCAGACGCTGTGGCACGCGCCGGGCTTGTTTGATAAGATTACGGGCGAGATTTTTACGAAAGTCCACACCACCCCCCAGCCGCCGAAGTACCAGGACGTATTCGGCCACACGCTGCTGGAGCTGGCCCAGGCCAACGACAAGATAATGGGCGTGACGCCCGCTATGCCCAGCGGCTCGTCGCTCAATATTATGATGGCTGCCATGCCCGAGCGCGCCTTCGACGTGGGCATTGCCGAGCAGCACGCCGTCACGTTTTCGGCGGGGCTAGCCACGCAGGGGATGGTGCCGTTTTGCAACATCTACTCGTCGTTTATGCAGCGCGGCTACGACCAGGTGGTGCACGACGTGGCCCTGCAAAAC
The genomic region above belongs to Hymenobacter sp. BRD128 and contains:
- a CDS encoding lysylphosphatidylglycerol synthase transmembrane domain-containing protein; the encoded protein is MPLASPPPVPARLDADLLHQLRPSRIVVPALIGLSVVAFLFWRSYKPGDLAPLLHAKWQWLFITLLVLWARDLGYIYRIRSISEKALSWRQSFGVIVVWEFASCVLPSAAGGTAAAPVILTKEGIPLGKAIAYTIVTAFLDNLYYVLMVPLVVWLASDGLYPHGLQSAFVQSLRILFIFSYLAVSAYAGLLIYALFVNPRSVRRLLVRLASVRVLRRFRRLAYRQGQEMVLASAQLRGAGAAYWWRASLSTVFVWTARYAVIGCLIGAFSPMTTNTFLFIFARNITYKVILLLAITPGGAGIAEGAFPTFFGRFMGTAAMTSFLVLLYRIVTYYFYLALGVAYLPRWLASPTRSRVPKRE
- a CDS encoding TonB-dependent receptor; the protein is MNKLTFPTALVLAGALAASPLLAFSQAGGRAPATSAPASRSTGRISGTVTDAANGKPVSYATVNVINPTTNSPVNGGVAGDDGKFVLPVPAGTYRVEISFIGYQTQVKNDVTVAAGANLALGSVALRGEAQKLGEVVVTGKKPLIEERVDRTIYNADVDKTTAGGDATDVLKRVPLLSVDLDGNVSLRGSSNIRVLINNKPSTIAASSVADALKQIPADQIQTVEVITSPSAKYDAEGSGGIINIVTKTNNLKGGSLGINTSAGLRASNLGLNGNYRNGKFGISLGGFGRASYNQPGSFENSQTSTSLATGNRTTVAQSADTRRNDAFGRYTLGLTYDFDKHNSLAGSLAYGVRNADNYQNTLVSRIGTNGAPLAVNSLRDVVSVNKSNTIDASLNYTHTYQTEQRELSVLTLFSRNNQTNNFTNSVFNPSDLTKSTYIGQLGNNNNSYNEEFTGQLDYQTPTVKNQLLELGAKDIVRRVNSDYSYFYDPALAPAAGSGTLNNSFRYRQNVTAGYATYTIGLPKGFTVKPGVRFEYTTISADFTNNKGVLTNTTIPDYGVLVPSINLSRKLENGNVVKLSYNRRIQRPSLQFLNPNVQASNPLNASAGNPLLRPEYTNNYELGYSTTVKQKVNLNLTAFVRNTTGAIQTVRVPLPDSLNPNRIQGALLSTFQNAGTENAYGGSLFAGANSGKLSLNASVDVYYAVLRNNDPSALYNSSNRGTVVNARAFGSYDMGKNYSLQLFGFYRGQQVQLQGYQSGFGIYSLSLQKSFAEKRGSIGFGAENFFTGQIRIRTDVSTPYVDSYAYNGVNVPINGPILTQNSTNVIHNLNFKVNFSYRIGKLTAGDTGRRGKGVNNDDLKEGGDNGGVGGGEMGGGQGGGGGGGQGGGRPSGGQRPGGSPGAAGQRPGGARPASATDSTRRVIPADSLQQLRNQASPASATPGASTPATPGLAAPAQQPADSSATKPAASPAMKPNTPAAPVGPPSPGTTSPGGITPAGSPGGRP
- the dxs gene encoding 1-deoxy-D-xylulose-5-phosphate synthase, yielding MMIEPGPLLAAIASPDDLKKLAPEQLVQVSQELREFIIDTVSIYGGHFGASLGVVELTVALHYVFNTPYDQLVWDVGHQAYGHKILTGRRDRFPTNRRYGGMSGFPKRSESEYDAFGVGHSSTSIGAALGMAVASDYKKEFDRQHIAIIGDGAMTAGMSFEALNHAGDIRNNMIVVLNDNCMSIDPNVGALKEYLTDITTSRTYNKVRDELWNVLGKLSKFGPNPQQIARKVEAAMKATLLKQSNLFEALNFRYFGPVDGHDVQHLVAVLNDLKSIPGPKLLHCVTVKGKGYALAEKDQTLWHAPGLFDKITGEIFTKVHTTPQPPKYQDVFGHTLLELAQANDKIMGVTPAMPSGSSLNIMMAAMPERAFDVGIAEQHAVTFSAGLATQGMVPFCNIYSSFMQRGYDQVVHDVALQNLHVVFCLDRAGFAGADGPTHHGCYDLAYMRCIPNIVVSAPMNEQELRNLMYTAQLPENAGPFSIRYPRGEGVLPAWRTPLQRVAIGTGRVVREGEAGGVAILSIGHIGNYAVQATAALAAEGLAAGHYDMRFCKPLDEEMLLAVARRYRAIVTVEDGCLPGGFGSAVLEFLSEQGLAVPVRRLGIPDRVVEHGTQDQLYKECGFDAEGIAQAVRELSAKVALRELA